From Rhizobium sp. NZLR1, a single genomic window includes:
- a CDS encoding DegT/DnrJ/EryC1/StrS family aminotransferase: MIEYESLAQANRALMEELEAVASRVIRSGWYILGNEVSSFEVEFAAFAESKHCISVANGLDALILSIEALDLPKGSEIMVASNTYIATILAILRAGHKPVLVEPERETFNIDPARLPAALTRNTQAICVTHLFGKACRMTEIAAFASEHGLKVIEDCAQSHGARYDGKLTGTFGIAGCFSFYPTKNLGALGDAGAIVTDDDEFADRLRHMRNYGSKKKYENVYIGVNSRLDEMQAAFLRVKLRHLDEVTEHKRALAGIYFANLPKWLAQPLRRPAEYDVFHIFGIRHPARDELRQWLLDNGVKTEIHYPIAPHRQKAMQGILSGDYPIADELHATELSLPISAGHSSDEIERVCSLLAALPEKLKLAA, translated from the coding sequence ATGATTGAGTATGAAAGTCTTGCGCAGGCCAACCGCGCGCTGATGGAAGAGTTGGAAGCGGTTGCTTCCCGTGTCATTCGTTCCGGGTGGTACATACTTGGCAACGAGGTCTCCTCGTTCGAGGTCGAATTCGCCGCCTTTGCGGAAAGCAAACATTGCATCAGCGTGGCCAATGGTCTGGATGCGCTGATCCTGTCGATTGAAGCGCTCGATCTGCCGAAAGGCAGCGAGATCATGGTTGCCTCCAATACCTATATAGCCACCATCCTGGCAATTCTTCGCGCGGGCCACAAACCCGTTCTGGTGGAGCCCGAACGCGAAACCTTCAATATAGATCCGGCGCGCCTTCCCGCTGCGCTCACACGCAACACGCAGGCAATCTGCGTGACGCATCTTTTCGGCAAAGCCTGCCGGATGACCGAGATCGCGGCGTTTGCGAGCGAACATGGTCTCAAGGTGATCGAAGATTGCGCGCAGTCTCATGGCGCGCGCTATGACGGCAAGCTGACCGGCACCTTTGGAATCGCCGGCTGCTTCAGCTTCTATCCGACCAAGAATCTTGGAGCTCTCGGAGATGCGGGCGCGATCGTCACGGATGATGACGAATTTGCAGATCGCCTCAGACACATGCGCAATTACGGCTCGAAGAAAAAATATGAGAACGTCTATATCGGTGTAAATTCCAGGCTTGATGAGATGCAGGCGGCATTCCTGCGGGTCAAACTGCGTCACCTCGATGAGGTGACTGAACATAAACGGGCCCTGGCCGGTATCTATTTTGCCAATCTGCCCAAATGGCTCGCGCAGCCGCTTCGTCGACCTGCCGAGTATGACGTATTTCATATCTTCGGGATACGGCACCCCGCCCGCGACGAATTGCGTCAGTGGCTGCTCGATAACGGTGTCAAGACCGAGATACATTATCCGATTGCACCGCATAGGCAGAAGGCAATGCAAGGCATTCTTTCCGGCGATTATCCCATTGCCGATGAACTGCATGCCACCGAGCTGAGCCTGCCTATTTCCGCCGGGCATAGCAGCGATGAGATCGAGCGTGTCTGCAGCCTTCTCGCTGCGCTCCCGGAAAAGCTGAAGTTGGCGGCATGA
- a CDS encoding ABC transporter permease has product MTEHLKGPASARADDDWDIVIKPSKGNRPDLGLVWRYRDLVWMFFKRDFTTFYKQTILGPIWYIIQPSLTAMTYYVVFGKIANLSTDGLPPFLFYMSGTIIWSYFSACLTNNSEVFSKNANLFGKVYFPRLVVPLSVAMSGLVAFAIQFLLLLTVSIVLKIANPDLALNYWFLFLTPLVLLYIAVLGIGAGLVVSALTVRFRDLVYAVGFMTQLWMYGTPIVYPFSQIPERYHWFYYLNPMTTPVQTFRWALFDAPALPVGLCLANLAVTIAITLCGLALFSRAEANAMDTV; this is encoded by the coding sequence ATGACAGAGCACCTGAAAGGACCGGCCTCGGCACGTGCGGATGACGATTGGGATATCGTTATCAAGCCTTCCAAGGGCAATAGGCCGGATCTCGGCCTTGTCTGGCGATATCGCGATCTCGTCTGGATGTTTTTCAAGCGGGATTTCACCACATTTTACAAACAGACCATTCTCGGACCCATCTGGTACATCATCCAACCGTCGCTGACGGCGATGACCTATTATGTTGTGTTTGGAAAAATCGCTAATCTTTCCACGGATGGCCTTCCGCCCTTTCTGTTTTACATGTCGGGCACGATCATCTGGAGTTATTTTTCTGCCTGTCTGACCAACAACTCTGAAGTCTTCTCGAAGAACGCCAATCTGTTCGGCAAGGTTTATTTTCCGAGGCTTGTGGTGCCGCTATCCGTTGCGATGAGCGGCCTTGTCGCCTTTGCGATCCAGTTCCTCCTCTTGTTGACGGTTTCCATTGTCCTGAAAATTGCCAATCCCGATCTGGCCCTGAACTATTGGTTCCTGTTTCTGACGCCGCTGGTGCTTCTCTATATCGCCGTGCTGGGCATTGGTGCCGGGCTTGTGGTTTCTGCTCTCACGGTCCGTTTTCGCGATCTCGTCTACGCCGTCGGGTTCATGACGCAACTCTGGATGTATGGTACGCCGATTGTGTACCCCTTCAGCCAGATCCCGGAACGGTATCATTGGTTCTATTACCTCAATCCAATGACGACGCCGGTTCAAACCTTCCGCTGGGCGCTATTCGACGCTCCCGCCTTGCCCGTCGGTCTTTGTCTCGCCAATCTCGCAGTGACTATCGCAATCACTCTATGCGGGCTGGCACTTTTCTCGCGGGCGGAAGCCAACGCGATGGATACCGTCTGA